Genomic window (Gemmatimonadota bacterium):
GCGACAAATGTGGGCACGCTAACCGAGTTGGCGTGCCTTTTTGTGCACGGTGCGGCTTTCGGATGGCCATCGTGACCGATGAGACGTTGACGTTCTGTCGGACCTGCGGGACGATTCGCACCGACGAGACGGCGCGCTTCTGTTCGGGCTGCGGGACCAGGATCGGCGGAGGTGGGCCACCAGGTGCCGGGGAACGGCGCCACGTGGTATTCCGCAGGTCTCGACCCGTGCGTCGCTCACCGTGCTCGACGCGGCCGGCACGGCCGCACGCGTGATTGCCCTCGAGAGCGACTCCGCCACGATCACGACCGACGGGGTCGAAATCCTGGTGGGCGACGGGCACGCGGGGGGTGACGGCGCCACCCTCTCCCTGCGATCGGACGGCGCAGAGGTGGAGCCGTGGGTGATCCCCAGGCCCTCTACATCTTCCTGACCACCGAGACCCAGCTGAATGACGGCGATGTCCTGCTGTTGGGATCGCAGGTCATTCGTTATCGTCGCTGGGTGGATGACGGCACCTACTTCGCGGACCAGTCGATGCTGGGATCGATCCTGCCGGGTCGCGACTGCGCGGTCCTCGAGCAGTTGCGCAGCGACGGACGCGTTCGGGACATGATGTACCTGTGGCCGGGGCGGTCGATCCTCATCGGCCGGGAAGAGGGCGACTGGGTGTTTGCCTTCGACCGCACCATGAGTGCACGGCATGCGTCGATCACCTGTGCCGCCGATGGCACGTTGTCCGTGCGCGACGTCGGGAGCCGCAACGGGGTGGCGGTCTCCGTTCGTGGGCCGCGTCGCATGACCAGCGGACAGCGTTTGTCCCTGGCTGGGAAGGTCATGCGCGTGGACCTCGCCTGACGTTCGCGGGATGAAGACTCCCATTGAGGTGAAGGCAGCGCGCCTGCAGGGGCGGCGGGGACGGTGGCTCCATCATGGTCGAGGTGTATGCGGTCACCGATGTGGGCCGCACGCGCGATCATAACGAGGACGCCTTCCTCGTCTCTGACCTTAGCGACCGGGCAGCCCTCGACTTCGACGCCTCGGTCCAACAGCGCGTCGGCGCTCGGGGCCTCCTGTTCATGGTCGCCGACGGCATGGGCGGCGCCGCCGCTGGCGAACTCGCGAGCGCAACGGCCGTGGATGTCGTGCTGCGTTCGTTGCGCGACGACTGGTCGGCCGCCGCGCCGGGCGCACCGGAACTGTTCGTCGACGCCATCGAGCGTGCGGCCCAAACAGCCAACAGCGTCATCTACCGCTACGCGACCGACCACCCCGAGGTCCGCGGGATGGGAACCACGGCGACCATCGCCGGCCTCCTGGCGATACCCTGTTCCTCGCCCAGGTCGGCGACTCCCGGGCCTACCTCGTCCGCGACGGTGTCGCCCGTCAGCTCACCAAGGATCAGTCGCTTATCCAGAAACTGGTCGAAGCCGGTGAGATGACCGAGGAGCAGGCGGAGCATTCCGAACGCAAGAACATCATCCTCCGGGCCCCTCGGCCCGGAAGCGCATATCAAGGTCGACCTCACCCACCAGCGCGTGCGGCGCGAAGACGTCCTGATCCTCTGCAGCGATGGACTCTCCGGGCTCGTGAGAGGGAGGACATCGCGCGGTGTGTTCGGGAGGAGCGCGACCTGCTCACGGCGTGCCAGCGGATGGTGGATCTCGCCAACGAGATGGGCGGGCCCGACAACATCACCGTGGTTGGCGCGCGCTTCGACGGCGCTGGCCTCAAGCGCGCCTCGGCTGACGATGCGGTGGGACACCAGCTGTATGAGCGAAGCGGGCCACCGGCTGCGCCGGGCACCGATCTCGATTCGCTACTCCGCGAACGCACCGCCGCCATGATGCGCGGCACGCCGATCGAACCCTTCCCTGCTGCGGTCGTCGCCGAACGCCGGCGTCAGGGACTGATGATTCGTGCGGCGCTCGCGGCGGCCGGGGCGCTGCTGTCGTTGTACCTGCTCTGGCGGTGGCTCTAGCGGGAGCAGCTGTACTGATGCGGCACGAGAAGCACGAGACTTGAGCAGCACGGGCGGCACGCCTCCCCGTGCTGCGCGTACTGCCCGTGCCGCTCGTGCCTCGCTGTGGCAGTTATCGGCTACGGGCCGCCGCCCCACAGGTCTTCCCCAGCACCCTCCCCCCGCGCGCGCCCGTCGCCGCCGGCACGTTCCCCGGGCGCCCCGTAAGGTGCAGGTAGCCCAACAACGCGAAAGCTACGGCCTCCTTGGCCTCGCCGTCAAAGAACAACTGGTCGAACCGCCGGACCGGGATCGGGGCGACCGCGTGGGCAATCGCCTCGACGAGCACCGGATTCTGCGCCCCGCCGCCGGACACCACCAACTCGGCCACCGGCTCCGGGACAAACTGTCGCAAGCTGCTCCCGATCGACCGAGCCGTCAAGGCGACGGCCGACGCCACCAGGTCCGGCCCCGTCGCCTGCGGGTGTTCGGCGCGGCATCGCTCGATAAAGCCGGTGATGTATGCCGCATCGAAGAACTCGCGCCCGGTGGTCTTGGGTGGCGGCGCGAGGAAGTACGGATCATCCAGCGTCGCCTCGACGGCCGCGTGGATCACCTGCCCCTGGCGCGCCAGACGACCATCCACGTCGTAGGTCAGCGACGGATCTACGCGCTGGGTCACGCCGTCGATCACGACAACGCCGGGGCCAGTGTCGAACGCCCGCAGCCCGAGCTCGGTGCCACCCGGCGGGACCACTGTCACGTTCCCGATCCCACCGATGTTCTGCAGCGCCCGCCAGGTGTCCGGCGACGAGAAGAGCACGCGGTCCGCCATCGAGACCAGCGGAGCTCCTGGCCCCGCGGCCACGTCGGCCACGCGGAAGTCGCTGATGACCCGACAGCCCGTGCGCTCGGCGATCACCGCGGCTTCGCCGATCTGCCAGGTGGAATGCCCCGGCACGTGCCAGATCGTTTGGCCGTGCGAGGCAATCGCCGCCACGTCGCCGCGGGCAATACCCGCCTGTGCGAGGACGCGGATCGCCGCGGCCGCCAGCCATTCTCCAGGTCGAAGCCCAGTCGACAATACTCCTCCGGCGTGCCCCCAACGAGCGCCTGGGCCAGCCGGGCGCGATCACCCTTCGCATAGGGCGCCACATCAAACCCAAGCAACTCAGCCTCCACCCGTGCCCCGACGTCGCGAAAACGGACGACCGCGGCCGAGATGCCGTCGAGCGAGGTCCCCGACATCAGGCCGACGACGATCATGCGTTCCTCGCTGGCGCCGAGGACCTTGCGAATCACCCCGTCGTGCGACGCGAGGGCCGCTGCGCGTCGGACAATGAGCCGCCGGTCGCGTGCATGACAATCGCCAGCTTCACGCCCGATCCGCCGCTTGCAGGAGGTCGCGCGCCACCTCGCGCGTCACGTCGCAGACCTCCATGACGATCCGCTCCTGACCGATCGGCCAGCTTCACGTTGGTGGCGCGCAGGTCCACCATCAAGTTGCCGAACGTCTTGCCCGTGCGAATCATCGCACCGGTGGTGAGCATGTTGAGGATCATCTTGGTGGCGGTCCCCGCCTTGAGGCGTGTGGATCCGGTCACGACCTCCGGCCCCGTCACGGCGACAATCGCCTGGTCCACCCTCTGCTCGAACTCGGCATCGATCGGCGTGCAGGCCAGCATCACCGTGCGGGCACCGCGCTCCCGCGCACGCAGCAATGCCCCGCGCACAAACGGCGTCGTGCCTGAGGCCGCGATCCCGACCACCACGTCACCCTGGCGCACCCCGCGCTCGTCCACGGCCTGCGCGCCGCCCGCCGGGTGGTCTTCGGCCCCTTCCTGCGACCGGAACACCGCCGGCTCTCCTCCGGCGATGATCCCCTGCACCAGATCGGGATCCGACCCGAACGTGGGCGGGCACTCGGAGGCATCCAGGATCCCGAGGCGACCGGAGGTGCCCGCCCCGACGTAGAACAGTCGCCCTCCCGCCCGGAACGCGTCCTCGACGAACCCCATCGCGCGCGCCACCGGCTCCCGTACACGCGCGACCGCATCCGCGACGGTTCGATCCTCGGCATTCATGGCGTCGACGATCTCCAGGGTCGTCGCGAGGTCGATGTCGGTCGTGCGGGGGTTGCGGTGTTCCGTGATGCGGGGGTCGAGCGGGGGCTTGGGCGAGGGGGACGGCACGTCGCGGTGTCGAAGGAAGTGGGATCGCGCGGCAAGGTGCCGAGCGACGTAAACTTACCCCGTGCTGCTGCCCATGCTGAAACGCCTCGTGCCCGCTCCTGATTGCGCTCGCTGGACTAGTCGAGCCGCTGGACGCCCAACGTCGTCCCCGCGAACGCGCACGGGACCAAGGGCTCGTGGTGGGAAACGCCCCGCGCTGGTTCGCCACCGCCGGCCCCGGGATCCACTGGGGTCCGTATGTGGTGGACGATGCCACCGGTAGCACCTGGGACCTGGATGCGGCGTTCTCCTGCGCGGCTCACTGGAGCGGGAGGTCGCGCGGTTTCTGGCGGTGGGGGTGGCGTTCAACTACGCGCGGCTTCCCCTGAACTTCAACACCTTCGGCGGGACCTCGGGGTGCAGCCGTTGTGCGGCCGATGCCACGATCAGTTCGTATGGTGCGACCGTGCGTTATGGCGGCGGCCCCGGCTTCCACCAGGTGATCGAAGGGTTCCTGGGCGCGCTGCGTTATGGCAACTTCGCTGTCACGGGTCGCGAGGTGGACATTTCGAACACCGATTTCGCCTTTGGGGCCGGGTATGGGTTTGGCTACACCATCGCCCCTGACTGGCAGTTGCAGTTTGTGCAGGATGGCTTGTACGCGGTGCACGAGCGGAGCACATCCGGCCAGGGGGGTGGGCGCTTCGCGCGCCACTTCAACTCCAGGTTGTCGCTCCGTGTGGGGTTCTAGCCGGTGGCTCGCCGGCCCACGCACCCCGGTGAAAGCCGAGCCCTACGTTGTCGTACTTTCGCGTCCCGGACCACGTCGGGACCACCTGACACCTTCCAGACATGCGTGACATGAGCCGCCGTCTCCTTGCCTGCGCCCTTCTCGGCGCCCTCGCCTGCTCGCGCACGCCGACTCCGGGTGACTCGTTAGGCGCCGGTGTCCCGCCCAGGCAAGCCGCGACCTTCCCCGCCGGCTGGCGCTTCGCGGCGGGAAGCCCGGCCGCCTTTGGCAAGGAGTTCATGATCGCCAGCAATGAGCGCCGGGCGTCCGATGCGGGCAATGAGATCATCCGGGCCGGGGGCAACGCGGTCGATGCCGCCGTGGCCGTGGGATTTGCCCTCGCCGTCACCTACCCGGTCGCGGGCAACATCGGGGGCGGTGGCTTCATGGTGATCCGCATGGCCGACGGGCGCAACGCGGCCATTGACTACCGTGAGGTCGCCCCGCTCGCCGCCCATCGCAACATGTACCTCGATGCCGCCGGCAATCCCACCAACGAAAGCATTGTGGGGTACCGCGCGTCAGGCGTCCCGGGAGCGGTCGCCGGCATGGCAGAAGCGCTGGCCAAGTACGGCACCCTGACGTTGTCGCAGGTGATGCAACCCGCCATCAGGCTCGCGCGGGACGGCTTCACCGTGGACTCGTCGCTGCACCTCTCGCTCGCCTCCAGCCGCGACTACCTCGCCCGTTTTGACGGCAAGGACGTCTTCTTCCCCAACGGCCAGCCGCTCGCCGTGGGGAGCCTGTTCCGGCAACCGGCCCTGGCCCGCTCCCTGGAGTACATCGCCAGCACGGGCCCGAAGGCGTTTTACGACGGACCGGTCGGCGACTCCCTGGTGGCGGCGATGACGCGCGGCGGCGGCATCATCACCCGCGAGGACCTGCGACGGTACACCCCCGAATGGCGCGCCCCCATCCGCAGCAGCTACCGCGGCTACAGCCTGTTCACCATGCCGCCCGCCTCGTCCGGCGGCATCACCATCACCGAAGCACTTAACATGCTGGAGACCTGGTCACAGGTCCCGGCCTGGGGACGCCGGAGTACGCCCACCTCCTGGGCTCGGCCTACCAGCGTGCGTTCATCGACCGCAATAACAAGCTGGCCGACCCCGCCTTTGTCCAGGTCCCCATCGCGCAACTCACCAGCAAGGCGTACGCGCGTACGCTGGCCAGGACGATCGACCCGGCCCGCAAGACGCCCACCCCGCCCAACGGGGCGCAGATCATCGAAGGCCAGCACACCACGCACTATTCCGTTGTGGACAACCACGGCAATGCGGTCGCGACGACCACCACCATCAACAACGGCTACGGCTCCGCGGTCTACCTGAAGAATGTCGGGTTCTTCATGAACGACGAGATGGACGACTTCGCCACGGCGCCCGGCAAGCCCAACATGTTCGGCCTGGTGCAGTACGAAGCCAACGCCATCGCCCCAGGCAAGCGCATGCTCAGCGCGATGTCACCCACGATCGTCCTCGACCCGCAGGGTGAATTGCTCCTGGTGGTTGGCGCAGCCGGGGGGCCGCGCATCATCACCGCGACCTCCCAGGTGATCCTCAACGTCATCGACCACCGGATGTCGCTCGCCGACGCGATGCGCGCCCCGCGCCTGCACCACCAGGCGTTGCCGGACACCCTGATGGTGGAGACGGGTGGCCTCACGCCGGAGGCCGAGTCCGGGCTGCGGGCGATCGGGCACGCCGTGCGGTACATCCCGGGGATCGCGAACGTCAACGCGGTGATGCGCGTGAAGGGTGGCTGGGAGGGCGTGAGCGAACCGCGAGTGGGTGGCACCGGAGGGACCAGCGCTCGGTAGGAGGTCCCCCCGCGAAGCGTCCCGCGGGACACGGCCGGTGACCTGGTCTTGGACCTCGCACCGCGACCCGCGCCACACGCCGGCCTGAGCCCCCTCCCAGCAAGCGGCAGCGCGGAGTTCCCAGGGCACGGGCCGGTGCGTCCACCCCGGGATCTTGCTACTCACCACCTGTCCATCGGCGTGGGCGTCACCCGGGTCACACACTGGGGTCATTCTCCTAACCCGACCCCCGATGCACGATCCCATGCTCCGCCGCGTGCTCACGCTACATGTTGCTTGCCTGCTGCCCCTCGCCACCCTGGGTGCCCAAGGCACGACGACGCCTGTGGAACGCGCGATTGCCCGAATGGGCGGCCTCCCAGCCCTCCAACGCATCCAGCGCGTCCGTTTCGAACAAATGACCCTCTGGCACCGCCAGACGTTCGAGTCACGCCCGTTCAGCGACGTGGTGGGTTCCTACGAGCGCGTCTCCGACCTCCGCGACTACTCGCTCCCCGCGTGGAGAAACACGCGCCGCCCGGTCAGCGCGGCCGCGTCGCCCTTCACCATGACCGACCTCGTCCGCGACTCGGTGGCTGCCCGCCTCGCTCCCACCGCACCAAATGCCCCCGCCGCGTGGACCGCCCTCAACATGGCGTACGTCGACGAGCGTAGGGAACTCTTCACCTTTGCGCCGGACCGTGTCCTGCTCGCCGCACGCGCCAGCACAGACCTCAGGCCGCTCGCTGACACTCTCATCGACCGACGCGCGTACCACCGGGTGCGAGGGACGCTCGATCGTTTTCCCACCACGCTCTACTTCAGTGTGTCCGACGGCCTGCTCGCCAGGGCGACCTACCTCGCCGCGCACCCCGCCGACTTCGGCCTCGCTCCGTATGGACCGATGGAAGTCGACCTGTGGTTCGGCCAGTGGCAACCCATCACCGTGCCGGGGAGTTCCCCGGTGACCTACCCCATGCAGTGGGACATCGCGCGTCTCGGAGTGCCGTACAAGCGTATCACCCTCCTCTCCGCCAACTTCGACGCGCCGGCTCCCCCCGATTCGTTCGTGATCGCCGACGACACCCGCGCAGCCTACCATTCCGGAGCAGCGTCGCGACCGATGTGGGACCTCCCCCTCGACTCGGCGCGGATCATCGATGGGCGTTTCGCCACCCTGGGCGCCATGGGATTCCCACCCGCCGCCGTCAAGGTGGGGAACCAGTGGATCCTGCTTGAGGGCACTGCCGTTCCCGATCGCGCACGAGCGGAGTCCGCATGGCTGAGCGGCCGCGACGCGAGCAAGGGGTACGGGGCGGCGATCATCACCACAGGGCGCCCCATCCCTGGCGGTGCAACGTGGTTCCTCCAACAACAACTGCCGATCCTGTTTGGCAGCGGCTCCGAGCGCTCGCTCGGCACCATCCTCTCCAACTGGCAGGTGAAGCGCCCGGCCCCGCGGCCTGTCGTCGCGCCGCGCTGGCTGCGGTTCGATGGCGACTCGCTCGTGGTGGCCCCGCTGGATGTACCGGGAGCGGCCGGAGGCCTGGTGCTGTATGTCCCGTCGCTGCGCTGGGTCTATCACGCCCTGGCCGTCTCCCCGCTGGTACGCAGCCTCGTCCTGGAGGAGGCCCAACGGCGCGGCTGGGTCGTGGAGCGCATCGGGCACGCACGCGCCATCGTGACCCCCGTTCCCCCGCCCGCCCGTTAGGCAATGGCCACCTCCACGTCGGACACGCCGACGGCACGACTGGCGTGGAGCTGGCTCCTCCTGGCCTTTCTCGTGCCCGGCGCGATCGCCGCCCTGCAATCCGCAGCTGCGTATGCCACGCGCGACGCGCTCGGTCGGGAGTGGCCCTACGCCGTCCTGCAGCTCCCACGCTGGCTCGCGTGGGCGCCCGCCACGCCGCTCATCTTCGCCGCCCAGCGCCGCTGGCCCCTGGCACGCCCCGGGCTCTCGGGGGCCCTCGTGCGCCACGGGGTCCTTTCCCTGGTCCTGTCCACCGCGATGGAAGCGGTGTTCCTTCCCATCACGCTCGCCATCTCTGCACGCCTGAACCCCGGGGACGTGCGTGAGATCTCCGTCGCGGCGCTGGTGAGCCTGACACTCCTCGGCCGCCTGATCCCGGGCGCGTTAACCTACGCCGCCATCGTGGGCGTGGCGTCCACCCTCGATTCACGCGCCCGGCTGCGCCACCGAGAAGCAGCCGCTGAGCAGCTCCGGGGACAGCTCGCGGCCGCCCAGCTGAGCGCCTTGAAGATGCAGCTCCATCCGCATTTCCTCTTCAACACGCTCCAGGCCGTGAACGTCCTCATCTCGCGCGATCCCGCGGCGGCGTCGCGCATGGTCACCCGACTCGGCGACTTGTTGCGCACGACCCTCTCCCGGGCCCGGGACGCGGAGGTCCCACTGGGTGACGAGTTGGCGCTCGTCAGGCAGTACCTGGAGATCGAGCATATCCGCTTCGCCGATCGCCTGGTCGTCCAGTGGGACGTCGCGCCCGGGCTGCTGGGGTACTTCGTGCCGGACCTGATCCTCCAACCGCTGGTGGAGAATGCCATTACGCATGGGATCGCCACGGTCGCTGGCCCGGGAACCATCACGATCTCCGCCACAGCGTCCGACGACGAGCTCCACCTGACGGTCCGCAACACGGGCTCCATACCCACGGCGCACGGCCCGGAGCGACTGGGCCTGGGCATCACCCGCGAACGCCTGCAGACCCGTTACGGCAGCCGCGCCCGCTGCACCCTGCAGGTGGATGCGTCCGGCACCACCACGGCTACCATCACCCTCCCCCTGGAACGCCACGACCCGCATGCCTGAGATCACCACGTTGATCGTCGACGACGAGCCGCTCGTGCGCGAGGGACTCCGCGGATGCTGTCATCGCGATGGCCGGCTGACCGTGATTGGCGAGGCACGGGCGGGCGCCGAGGCGGTGGCGATGATTCGGCGGCACACGCCGGACCTGCTCCTCCTGGATGTACAGATGCCGGAACTCGACGGCTTTGGCGTGCTGGAGGCGTTAGGCGACGCCGCACCACCCGCGGTCGTCTTCATCACGGCCTACGAGCGTTATGCGATTCGCGCATTTGACCTGCACGCGGTGGACTACCTTCTCAAGCCGTTCGACGAGGAGCGCTTCACCACGGCGGCGACACGGGCGATCGCCCGCGTGGGTGCCGGCCGACGGGACTGGACGCCGGTCGTCGCGGACGCGCGCGCCGGCAGCCGGCGACTCCTCGTCCGGGAAGAGGGGCGCACTGTCATCGTCCCGGTCGAGGACGTCGATTGGATCGAGGCGGCCGACAACTACGTGAAGCTTCACACGGC
Coding sequences:
- a CDS encoding zinc ribbon domain-containing protein, translating into MAACTKCNQRLSPGVRFCTGCGEATPGLIIGTTGRAQFPPMLGRCDKCGHANRVGVPFCARCGFRMAIVTDETLTFCRTCGTIRTDETARFCSGCGTRIGGGGPPGAGERRHVVFRRSRPVRRSPCSTRPARPHA
- a CDS encoding FHA domain-containing protein, with amino-acid sequence MGDPQALYIFLTTETQLNDGDVLLLGSQVIRYRRWVDDGTYFADQSMLGSILPGRDCAVLEQLRSDGRVRDMMYLWPGRSILIGREEGDWVFAFDRTMSARHASITCAADGTLSVRDVGSRNGVAVSVRGPRRMTSGQRLSLAGKVMRVDLA
- a CDS encoding protein phosphatase 2C domain-containing protein encodes the protein MVEVYAVTDVGRTRDHNEDAFLVSDLSDRAALDFDASVQQRVGARGLLFMVADGMGGAAAGELASATAVDVVLRSLRDDWSAAAPGAPELFVDAIERAAQTANSVIYRYATDHPEVRGMGTTATIAGLLAIPCSSPRSATPGPTSSATVSPVSSPRISRLSRNWSKPVR
- a CDS encoding anhydro-N-acetylmuramic acid kinase, which translates into the protein MSTGLRPGEWLAAAAIRVLAQAGIARGDVAAIASHGQTIWHVPGHSTWQIGEAAVIAERTGCRVISDFRVADVAAGPGAPLVSMADRVLFSSPDTWRALQNIGGIGNVTVVPPGGTELGLRAFDTGPGVVVIDGVTQRVDPSLTYDVDGRLARQGQVIHAAVEATLDDPYFLAPPPKTTGREFFDAAYITGFIERCRAEHPQATGPDLVASAVALTARSIGSSLRQFVPEPVAELVVSGGGAQNPVLVEAIAHAVAPIPVRRFDQLFFDGEAKEAVAFALLGYLHLTGRPGNVPAATGARGGRVLGKTCGAAARSR
- the murQ gene encoding N-acetylmuramic acid 6-phosphate etherase, with amino-acid sequence MTEHRNPRTTDIDLATTLEIVDAMNAEDRTVADAVARVREPVARAMGFVEDAFRAGGRLFYVGAGTSGRLGILDASECPPTFGSDPDLVQGIIAGGEPAVFRSQEGAEDHPAGGAQAVDERGVRQGDVVVGIAASGTTPFVRGALLRARERGARTVMLACTPIDAEFEQRVDQAIVAVTGPEVVTGSTRLKAGTATKMILNMLTTGAMIRTGKTFGNLMVDLRATNVKLADRSGADRHGGLRRDARGGARPPASGGSGVKLAIVMHATGGSLSDAQRPSRRTTG
- a CDS encoding gamma-glutamyltransferase, producing MSRRLLACALLGALACSRTPTPGDSLGAGVPPRQAATFPAGWRFAAGSPAAFGKEFMIASNERRASDAGNEIIRAGGNAVDAAVAVGFALAVTYPVAGNIGGGGFMVIRMADGRNAAIDYREVAPLAAHRNMYLDAAGNPTNESIVGYRASGVPGAVAGMAEALAKYGTLTLSQVMQPAIRLARDGFTVDSSLHLSLASSRDYLARFDGKDVFFPNGQPLAVGSLFRQPALARSLEYIASTGPKAFYDGPVGDSLVAAMTRGGGIITREDLRRYTPEWRAPIRSSYRGYSLFTMPPASSGGITITEALNMLETWSQVPAWGRRSTPTSWARPTSVRSSTAITSWPTPPLSRSPSRNSPARRTRVRWPGRSTRPARRPPRPTGRRSSKASTPRTIPLWTTTAMRSRRPPPSTTATAPRST
- a CDS encoding gamma-glutamyltransferase yields the protein MDNHGNAVATTTTINNGYGSAVYLKNVGFFMNDEMDDFATAPGKPNMFGLVQYEANAIAPGKRMLSAMSPTIVLDPQGELLLVVGAAGGPRIITATSQVILNVIDHRMSLADAMRAPRLHHQALPDTLMVETGGLTPEAESGLRAIGHAVRYIPGIANVNAVMRVKGGWEGVSEPRVGGTGGTSAR
- a CDS encoding histidine kinase yields the protein MATSTSDTPTARLAWSWLLLAFLVPGAIAALQSAAAYATRDALGREWPYAVLQLPRWLAWAPATPLIFAAQRRWPLARPGLSGALVRHGVLSLVLSTAMEAVFLPITLAISARLNPGDVREISVAALVSLTLLGRLIPGALTYAAIVGVASTLDSRARLRHREAAAEQLRGQLAAAQLSALKMQLHPHFLFNTLQAVNVLISRDPAAASRMVTRLGDLLRTTLSRARDAEVPLGDELALVRQYLEIEHIRFADRLVVQWDVAPGLLGYFVPDLILQPLVENAITHGIATVAGPGTITISATASDDELHLTVRNTGSIPTAHGPERLGLGITRERLQTRYGSRARCTLQVDASGTTTATITLPLERHDPHA
- a CDS encoding response regulator transcription factor, yielding MPEITTLIVDDEPLVREGLRGCCHRDGRLTVIGEARAGAEAVAMIRRHTPDLLLLDVQMPELDGFGVLEALGDAAPPAVVFITAYERYAIRAFDLHAVDYLLKPFDEERFTTAATRAIARVGAGRRDWTPVVADARAGSRRLLVREEGRTVIVPVEDVDWIEAADNYVKLHTARRTWMLREAMRYLEQQLAPQGFARVHRSAMVNLSRVREVQPLFGGESVILLATGTRVTLSRGYRDHFRGRLATG